From one Lycium barbarum isolate Lr01 chromosome 6, ASM1917538v2, whole genome shotgun sequence genomic stretch:
- the LOC132600345 gene encoding protein SAWADEE HOMEODOMAIN HOMOLOG 2-like isoform X1: protein MDLRPRKKQVESISGFTQTEIEKMENMLNESREQVCDPEICKKLAKMFTRSKGRAGKPVVKWTEVQAWFQNRLACCPSKDNSAEANQKLPDITEGSTLNKANESSHIPKGQQVPALSDLEFEARSSKDGAWYDIDTFISHRSLNSGEPEFLVRFVGSESEENEWVNVKKHVRERSVALEDSECNKVKVGDLVLCFQEGKNQSKYLEAQVIEIQKKLHDIRGCRCLFVIRYTHDDIEETVRLRRMCVRPSILGRP from the exons ATGGACCTGCGTCCCAGAAAGAAACAGGTAGAGTCTATATCTGGCTTCACACAAACTGAG ATCGAAAAAATGGAGAACATGCTTAATGAATCAAGAGAACAAGTCTGTGATCCGGAAATCTGCAAGAAATTGGCAAAGATGTTCAC GCGCTCTAAAGGACGTGCCGGAAAACCAGTTGTTAAGTGGACTGAG GTCCAAGCTTGGTTCCAGAACAGGTTGGCATGCTGTCCATCAAAGGATAATTCAGCTGAAGCCAACCAAAAACTGCCTGATATTACAGAAGGAAGCACTTTGAATAAAGCAAATGAAAGCTCACATATTCCAAAAG GCCAACAAGTTCCAGCGCTATCAGACTTGGAATTTGAGGCTAGGTCTTCAAAAGATGGGGCATG GTATGACATTGATACATTTATCTCTCACCGCTCTCTTAACTCGGGAGAACCT GAATTTCTTGTAAGATTCGTGGGCTCTGAATCAGAGGAGAATGAATGGGTAAATGTAAAGAAGCATGTCCGTGAGCGTTCCGTTGCTCTTGAGGATTCAGAATGTAACAAAGTGAAAGTTGGGGATCTTGTTTTGTGCTTCCAG GAGGGGAAGAACCAGTCAAAATATCTTGAAGCTCAGGTTatagaaattcaaaagaaatTGCATGACATAAGAGGCTGCAGATGTCTATTTGTGATTCGATACACTCATGATGACATTGAG GAAACGGTTCGTTTGAGGCGGATGTGTGTTCGACCAAGCATATTAGGGCGTCCTTGA
- the LOC132600345 gene encoding protein SAWADEE HOMEODOMAIN HOMOLOG 1-like isoform X3, whose translation MDLRPRKKQVESISGFTQTEIEKMENMLNESREQVCDPEICKKLAKMFTRSKGRAGKPVVKWTEVQAWFQNRLACCPSKDNSAEANQKLPDITEGSTLNKANESSHIPKGQQVPALSDLEFEARSSKDGAWYDIDTFISHRSLNSGEPEFLVRFVGSESEENEWVNVKKHVRERSVALEDSECNKVKVGDLVLCFQETVRLRRMCVRPSILGRP comes from the exons ATGGACCTGCGTCCCAGAAAGAAACAGGTAGAGTCTATATCTGGCTTCACACAAACTGAG ATCGAAAAAATGGAGAACATGCTTAATGAATCAAGAGAACAAGTCTGTGATCCGGAAATCTGCAAGAAATTGGCAAAGATGTTCAC GCGCTCTAAAGGACGTGCCGGAAAACCAGTTGTTAAGTGGACTGAG GTCCAAGCTTGGTTCCAGAACAGGTTGGCATGCTGTCCATCAAAGGATAATTCAGCTGAAGCCAACCAAAAACTGCCTGATATTACAGAAGGAAGCACTTTGAATAAAGCAAATGAAAGCTCACATATTCCAAAAG GCCAACAAGTTCCAGCGCTATCAGACTTGGAATTTGAGGCTAGGTCTTCAAAAGATGGGGCATG GTATGACATTGATACATTTATCTCTCACCGCTCTCTTAACTCGGGAGAACCT GAATTTCTTGTAAGATTCGTGGGCTCTGAATCAGAGGAGAATGAATGGGTAAATGTAAAGAAGCATGTCCGTGAGCGTTCCGTTGCTCTTGAGGATTCAGAATGTAACAAAGTGAAAGTTGGGGATCTTGTTTTGTGCTTCCAG GAAACGGTTCGTTTGAGGCGGATGTGTGTTCGACCAAGCATATTAGGGCGTCCTTGA
- the LOC132600345 gene encoding protein SAWADEE HOMEODOMAIN HOMOLOG 2-like isoform X2, protein MYLWPREKQIQSISDFTQAEIEKMENMLNESREQVCDPEICKKLAKMFTRSKGRAGKPVVKWTEVQAWFQNRLACCPSKDNSAEANQKLPDITEGSTLNKANESSHIPKGQQVPALSDLEFEARSSKDGAWYDIDTFISHRSLNSGEPEFLVRFVGSESEENEWVNVKKHVRERSVALEDSECNKVKVGDLVLCFQEGKNQSKYLEAQVIEIQKKLHDIRGCRCLFVIRYTHDDIEETVRLRRMCVRPSILGRP, encoded by the exons ATGTACCTTTGGCCCAGAGAGAAACAAATACAGTCTATCTCTGACTTCACACAAGCTGAG ATCGAAAAAATGGAGAACATGCTTAATGAATCAAGAGAACAAGTCTGTGATCCGGAAATCTGCAAGAAATTGGCAAAGATGTTCAC GCGCTCTAAAGGACGTGCCGGAAAACCAGTTGTTAAGTGGACTGAG GTCCAAGCTTGGTTCCAGAACAGGTTGGCATGCTGTCCATCAAAGGATAATTCAGCTGAAGCCAACCAAAAACTGCCTGATATTACAGAAGGAAGCACTTTGAATAAAGCAAATGAAAGCTCACATATTCCAAAAG GCCAACAAGTTCCAGCGCTATCAGACTTGGAATTTGAGGCTAGGTCTTCAAAAGATGGGGCATG GTATGACATTGATACATTTATCTCTCACCGCTCTCTTAACTCGGGAGAACCT GAATTTCTTGTAAGATTCGTGGGCTCTGAATCAGAGGAGAATGAATGGGTAAATGTAAAGAAGCATGTCCGTGAGCGTTCCGTTGCTCTTGAGGATTCAGAATGTAACAAAGTGAAAGTTGGGGATCTTGTTTTGTGCTTCCAG GAGGGGAAGAACCAGTCAAAATATCTTGAAGCTCAGGTTatagaaattcaaaagaaatTGCATGACATAAGAGGCTGCAGATGTCTATTTGTGATTCGATACACTCATGATGACATTGAG GAAACGGTTCGTTTGAGGCGGATGTGTGTTCGACCAAGCATATTAGGGCGTCCTTGA
- the LOC132599789 gene encoding uncharacterized protein LOC132599789 — protein sequence MKKTSAEKVQEFPCIQLPSIGRRKRCGCRDGWSPDFKPEEDLPIATVWALLPGLPFHLHNWFYLKQIVAVAGTPLELDTVTKNMNRPSMAKVRIEIDFLKPLITNVWIGNEDEDSLLKGFSQKIEYESIPKYCNHCRKLGHNMENCIVLEKKKMEEIQETSIKKNKKGNDNNESSSKKKQQDSKEKIMAGKETNIETINSFAELTDEIHVESFDDDGDGHEQSKNENIKKRKADQNRESNDEWADVSSSEDSKSEDSSNDQAENLIQSVVGSSAQKQSNNTSKPAGRKEIQTKKDQRNKTRPSSREAPITRGQKLNSKKPSNKSSDD from the exons atgaagaaaactagcGCCGAAAAAGTTCAAGAATTCCCATGTATTCAACTCCCTTCCATTGGTCGAAGAAAAAG ATGTGGTTGCAGAGATGGATGGAGCCCTGATTTCAAACCTGAGGAAGATCTTCCAATTGCTACAGTCTGGGCTCTCCTTCCAGGTTTGCCATTTCACTTGCATAACTGGTTTTATCTTAAGCAAATTGTGGCTGTTGCTGGAACTCCCTTAGAACTAGATACTGTGACCAAAAACATGAATAGGCCAAGTATGGCTAAAGTTCGTATCGAAATTGATTTTCTTAAGCCTCTTATTACTAATGTTTGGATTGGAAATGAAGATGAGGATAGTCTTTTGAAAGGATTTTCCCAAAAGATTGAATATGAGAGTATCCCTAAATATTGCAACCATTGTAGAAAACTTGGTCATAATATGGAGAACTGCATAGTCcttgaaaagaagaaaatggaGGAAATACAG GAAACTAGCATAAAAAAGAATAAGAAAGGAAATGACAACAATGAAAGTTCCAGTAAGAAGAAACAACAAGATAGTAAAGAAAAAATTATGGCTGGGAAGGAGACCAACATTGAAACTATAAATAGTTTTGCCGAGCTGACTGATGAGATACATGTTGAGTCTTTTGATGATGATGGAGATGGACATGAGCAAAGTAAAAATGAAAACATCAAAAAAAGGAAAGCTGACCAGAATAGGGAAAGCAATGACGAATGGGCTGATGTTAGTTCCTCTGAGGATTCGAAGTCAGAGGACTCATCTAATGACCAAGCAGAAAATTTGATTCAATCAGTGGTTGGATCCTCAGCCCAGAAACAATCTAATAATACTTCAAAACCAGCAGGAAGGAAGGAGATTCAGACAAAGAAAGATCAGAGGAATAAGACTAGACCTAGTAGTCGAGAAGCACCCATTACTAGAGGTCAAAAGTTAAATTCTAAAAAACCTTCCAATAAATCCTCTGATGATTAG
- the LOC132599797 gene encoding uncharacterized protein LOC132599797, whose product MGSCFANSSNKIWIFWYKDIECSIYASEDQMVTYRIINNINAKEFFLSVVYAKSKSTGREFLWGYMRTLASTTNSPWAVCGDFNSILTMDEKFGGKPHRIGKSIPFIECLHDCGLMDIGYSGNRFTWCNERKEDKIIWKRLDRMLVNDKWNDLFANSEVIHLPRVSSDHCPLLITCGNGQENYIKYFKFLNFWVDQPDFLDIVKDNWKFQTNEKELGDVVEQSEEQFLTTLDPEDKMKLHKGKADFIVHHKYVDSFWRQKENLKWQVEGDENSKFLHSVVRGRRSIVNINRIQTDGIWIEGDNEIGQAVVDFYQKLSPMRTLPIIIPFWKIFPP is encoded by the exons ATGGGCAGTTGCTTTGCTAATAGTAGTAACAAAATTTGGATATTTTGGTATAAGGATATAGAATGCTCAATTTATGCCAGTGAAGATCAAATGGTTACCTACAGAATTATCAATAACATCAATGCCAAGGAATTCTTTTTATCTGTGGTCTATGCTAAATCTAAGTCAACTGGAAGGGAATTCCTTTGGGGATACATGAGAACTCTTGCATCTACTACAAACTCCCCATGGGCTGTTTGTGGAGATTTCAATAGTATTCTAACTATGGATGAAAAATTTGGAGGTAAGCCCCACAGAATTGGTAAGAGTATACCATTTATAGAATGTCTGCATGACTGTGGTCTTATGGACATTGGCTATTCTGGCAACAGGTTTACTTGGTGTAATGAGAGGAAGGAAGACAAGATTATTTGGAAAAGATTGGATAGAATGTTGGTCAATGACAAATGGAATGATCTATTTGCTAATAGTGAAGTTATTCATTTACCTAGAGTGAGTTCTGACCACTGTCCTTTGTTGATAACTTGTGGTAATGGCCAAGAGAACTATATAAAATACTTCAAGTTCCTCAATTTTTGGGTTGACCAACCTGACTTCTTGGATATTGTGAAGGATAATTGGAAATTTCAGACCAATG AAAAGGAGCTTGGTGATGTTGTGGAGCAAAGTGAAGAACAATTTCTGACCACCCTTGATCCGGAGGACAAAATGAAACTTCACAAGGGAAAAGCTGACTTCATAGTTCATCATAAATATGTGGATTCCTTTTGGAGACAAAAGGAAAATTTAAAGTGGCAAGTAGAGGGTGATGAAAATTCCAAGTTTTTACATTCTGTGGTGAGAGGTAGAAGAAGTATCGTAAATATTAACAGAATTCAAACAGATGGGATTTGGATTGAGGGGGATAATGAAATTGGACAGGCTGTTGTTGATTTCTATCAAAAACTTTCACCAATGAGGACACTCCCAATAATAATTCCATTCTGGAAGATATTCCCACCTTAG